The following proteins come from a genomic window of Miscanthus floridulus cultivar M001 chromosome 2, ASM1932011v1, whole genome shotgun sequence:
- the LOC136539547 gene encoding glutathione S-transferase U17-like yields MSEAEAVRVIGLWPSPFVIRVLIALKLKGVKYELVEEVVGKKSELLLRSNPVHKKVPVLLHHGKPISESLIIVQYIDEVWSSDDVPAFLPADAYTRAVQRFWAQYVDDKLPPAIRTLRGMDDGGKDEAAEQLSAALQLLEEAFVKLSQGKHYFGGDSVGYLDIALVSYVGWVKAVEKIAGVTLLDKAKVPNLVAWADRLCTHPAVVDAIPDADKFVEFSVTYGSFSKPINGPK; encoded by the exons ATGTCAGAGGCAGAGGCCGTGCGTGTGATCGGCCTATGGCCGAGCCCGTTCgtgatccgcgtcctgatcgcGCTGAAGCTGAAAGGCGTCAAGTACGAGCtcgtggaggaggtggtgggcaAGAAGAGCGAGCTGCTGCTCAGGTCCAACCCGGTGCACAAGAAGGTCCCCGTCCTGCTCCACCACGGCAAGCCCATCTCCGAGTCTCTCATCATCGTCCAGTACATCGACGAGGTCTGGTCCTCCGACGACGTGCCGGCCTTCCTCCCCGCCGACGCTTACACCCGTGCGGTCCAGCGGTTCTGGGCACAGTACGTCGATGACAAG CTCCCTCCGGCGATCCGCACTCTCAGGGGAATGGATGACGGGGGTAAGGACGAAGCGGCGGAGCAGCTGTCCGCCGCCCTGCAGCTCTTAGAGGAGGCTTTCGTGAAGCTCAGCCAGGGGAAGCACTACTTCGGCGGCGACAGCGTCGGGTACCTGGACATCGCTCTGGTGTCGTATGTCGGCTGGGTGAAGGCGGTGGAGAAGATCGCCGGGGTCACTCTCCTGGACAAGGCGAAGGTTCCGAACCTGGTGGCCTGGGCCGATCGGCTCTGCACCCACCCGGCCGTGGTGGACGCGATCCCTGATGCGGACAAGTTCGTTGAGTTCAGCGTCACCTATGGGTCGTTCTCAAAGCCAATCAATGGTCCCAAGTGA
- the LOC136539548 gene encoding probable glutathione S-transferase GSTU6, with amino-acid sequence MAPNGSGEEEAAAAAAVRVVGGWASHYAIRVYVALKLKGVEYEFLQEVVGNKSELLLQSNPVHKKIPVLLHHGKPVAESMIILQYIDEVWVSSNRPAILPADPYERAVQRFWAQYVDDKIAPASVVLRGVTSGDTDEAAAQASAALQHLEEAFVKCSRGKSYFGGDSLGFLDIVLGSHLGWLKAVEKIAGVKVLDESKFPQLTAWADRFYAHHAVRDVMPETDRLVQFNAYLIGVLKAKASQK; translated from the exons ATGGCACCGAACGGCAGCGGTGAAgaagaagcggcggcggcggcggcggtgcgcgtGGTCGGAGGGTGGGCGAGCCACTACGCCATCCGCGTGTACGTGGCGCTGAAGCTCAAGGGCGTGGAGTACGAGTTCTTGCAGGAGGTGGTCGGCAACAAGAGCGAGCTGCTGCTCCAGTCCAACCCGGTGCACAAGAAGATCCCGGTGCTTCTCCACCACGGCAAGCCCGTCGCCGAGTCCATGATCATACTCCAGTACATCGACGAAGTTTGGGTGTCCAGTAACAGGCCAGCCATCCTTCCCGCCGACCCCTATGAACGTGCTGTCCAGCGGTTTTGGGCACAGTACGTAGATGACAAG ATTGCCCCTGCATCCGTGGTCTTGAGAGGAGTGACCAGTGGAGACACAGACGAAGCAGCAGCGCAGGCGTCTGCAGCCCTGCAGCATTTGGAGGAGGCCTTCGTCAAGTGCAGCCGAGGGAAGAGCTATTTTGGCGGCGACAGCCTGGGCTTCCTCGACATCGTTCTCGGGTCACACTTGGGTTGGCTCAAGGCAGTGGAGAAGATCGCCGGCGTCAAGGTCCTCGACGAATCCAAGTTCCCTCAACTGACAGCATGGGCGGACCGATTCTATGCTCACCACGCTGTCAGAGACGTCATGCCCGAAACGGACAGGCTCGTGCAGTTCAACGCGTACCTCATTGGTGTCTTGAAGGCTAAAGCTTCCCAGAAGTGA